One window of Nicotiana tomentosiformis chromosome 11, ASM39032v3, whole genome shotgun sequence genomic DNA carries:
- the LOC138901653 gene encoding uncharacterized protein, whose translation MDPLKYIFQKPMPTGRLAKWQILLTEFDIVYVTRTAMKAQALADHLAENPVDDEYQPISTYFPDEEVNSVEVIPEDTNAWKMFFDGAVNAKGVGIGAILVSPTGQHYPATARLRFFYTNNTAEYEACIMGMNMAVDLDVEELLIMGDSDLIIRQAQGEWETRDIKLIPYRQHVEDLSKRFKSVEFRYIPRFHNELADALATLASMLPYPGNVHIDPLEIQIRERHGYCNTIEIEPDI comes from the coding sequence atggatcctctgaagtacatatTCCAGAAACCAATGCCCACGGGaaggttagcaaaatggcaaatcctgctcactgAGTTCGATATTGTCTATGTCACCCGTACAGCGATGAAAGCTCAAGCCTTGGCGGATCATCTAGCTGAGaacccggttgatgatgaatACCAACCCATAAGTACTTACTTTCCGGATGAGGAAGTAAATTCAGTTGAAGTAATTCCAGAAGACACCAATGCttggaaaatgttctttgatggagctgtaaaTGCAAAAGGTGTCGGGATTGGGGCAATTTTGGTTTCACCCACCGGTCAGCACTACCCGGCCACAGCCCGGCTTCGGTTCTTCTATACCAACAACACCGCTGAGTATGAAGCCTGCATTATGGGCATGAATATGGCAGTTGATCTAGATGTGGAAGAATTGTTAAtcatgggagattcagatttgatcattcggcaagcccaaggtgaatgggaaacTCGAGATATCAAGCTTATCCCATATAGGCAACATGTGGAAGATCTTAGCAAACGATTCAAGTCCGTCGAGTTCAGGTATATTCCTCGATTCCACAATGAGTTAGCTGATGCATTAGCTACTTTGGCCTCAATGCTACCGTATCCGGGCAATGTCCATATTGACCCGCTGGAAATCCAAATTCGAGAGAGGCATGGTTATTGTAATACAATTGAAATAGAACCAGATATTTAg
- the LOC138901654 gene encoding uncharacterized protein, with the protein MSIVREKRFRTQDYTPKGTLSFSDENAEGIMKPHNDALVIFVLMNKTQFKRLLIDLGSSANIIRSRVVEKLGLQDQVVPAALVLNGFNMACETTKGEINLPVNVVGTIKEMKFHVIEGVMRYNALFGRPWIHNMRAVPSTLHQVLKFPTSEGIKTIYKEQPAAKEMFVVDEVIPISSLSSTKGSNSKEERDTK; encoded by the coding sequence atgtcgattgtaagagagaagcgatttcggactcaggattacacacctaaaggaaccttgtcctttagtgacgaaAATGCGGAAGGAATCATgaaaccccataacgatgcactggtaatatttgtacttatgaataaaactcaattTAAGCGtttgttaattgatctaggtagttcggccaacatcattcgatcaagggtcgtagagaaactcggtctacaggaccaggttgtGCCCGCAGCCCTGGTGCTAaacggatttaatatggcatgtgaaactactaagggagagATAAATTTGCCAGTAAACGTGGTTGGGACCAtcaaagaaatgaagttccacgtgatcgagggcgttatgagatataacgccctattcgggaggccatggatccacaatatgagagccgtgccctcgacccttcaccaggttctgaaATTTCCAACgtcggagggaatcaaaacgaTCTACAAGGAGCAACCAGcagcaaaagaaatgtttgtcgttgatgaagtgattccgatatcttcactatcatcgacaaagggatcaaATTCGAAGGAGGAACgtgataccaaatag